ACAATTTTACATAGCAAATAGTGCCAGAGTGATTTTAGACAGAATTTATATTCTTGGAATACTTACCGATATTTCCAAAAATGTAAAGGAAGTTTGTGAAGATGAAAATTTGTTTATGATAAATGATTCTGCTCATTTGCTTCAATCTGTTATAAATCAGAACGATTCGCCATTCATTTTCGAGAAAACCGGCAACAGATTTAAGCATTTTATGATAGACGAATTTCAGGACACCTCGGCAATGCAATGGAATAATTTTAAGCCGCTGATATTAAACAGTTTGGCAGAAAATAGACAATGTATGATTGTTGGAGATGTAAAGCAAGCAATTTATCGTTGGAGAAACGGTGATTGGAAAATTTTGTCGCAACAAATCGAAAAAGACGTTTTTCCTTTTGAATCTGATGTTAGAATTTTGAATCACAATTGGAGAAGTAGAAAAAATGTGATTGATTTTAATAATTCAATTTTTTCTGCTTCTGTAAGAATAATGCAAGATTTATTTAATTCAAAAGTGCAGGAAAGTAATGTTGAGCATAGTTTTTTTGAAAAGTTAGAAAGCCAAATTCATAAATCGTATTCCGATGTTTTTCAGCGAATTCCCGACAATAATATAAATGATGGTGGCTATATTCGATGCCAGTTTATTGAAAAAGATGAAAATTCGAAAGATTGGAAGGAAACAGCTTTAATTAATCTTGTTTCGGAAATAGAAAATTTGCAAAACAAAAATTTCAGATTGCGAGATATTGCAATTTTGGTAAGAACCAAAGCTCAGGCTGAACAGATTGCAGATTTTATTTTGACATATAAAAATTCCGATGAAGCCTCAGATAGATACAAATATGATGTGATTTCTGATGAAGCACTGAAAATTGACAGTTCCGAAGTTGTACAAATTCTTGTTTTAGTGTTGAGATATTTGAATTCAAATAAAGACTCTTTGTCGAAAATTACTTTTGTTTACAAATATTTGCGATACCATAATTCAACTGAAAGTTTTAATAGGGATTTGTATTCAGTTTTTATTTATCATTTGCAAAATGAAGAAAACTGTTTGTTCGATGACTTTCTGCCAAAGGAGTTTTCTGAAAATTTGCTTTTTATGTCAAGACTACCTTTGTTAGAATTGGCAGAATACATTATTGGTGTTTTAAATTTGAATAAAAAACCTGAAGATTTTCATTTCGTGCATGCTTTTTTAAATTTAATTCATGAATTTACAGAAAATGATGCTGCCGACATAAATTCATTTATCGCATGGTGGGACGAAGAAGGCAACACAAAAGCAATAAGTACTTCAGAAGATCAGGATGCAATAAAGATTTTAACTATTCATAAATCGAAAGGTTTGGAATTTAAATTTGTTTTTGTTCCTTTTTGCGATTGGAAAATTGACAAAACCGGATTAAACAGTGATATAATTTGGTGCAAAACCAAAATTGAACCATTCAATAAATTAGAAAATATTCCATTGAATTATTCTTCAAAACTTGAAGAAACTATATTTAGTAACGAATATTTTGAGGAGAAACTAAAAACATATATCGACAATTTAAATTTGCTTTATGTTGCCTTTACACGTGCAAAAGAAGGTCTCATAACATTTTCGCCATATGAGCAAAAAGACAAAATTGATAATATTGGAAATCTAATTCAAAATACTATTTCCCAAAATTCAGAAAATGAAAATAGCAGAGAACTTATTCAGCTTGATAAATTTTGGGATACGGATACAAAATGTTTGACACTGGGGAAAATCAAATCTCAAAATCAAACTGCTGAACTAAAAAGGTCTGATTATAAAATTTTAGAGTATCCGATTAATCTGTCGGACAATAGGTTGAAACTTAGGTTAAAACACTCAGAAATTAAGGAACTTTCTGATGAAAGCAGGGTAAATAAAATTCAGGAAGGTATAGTTTTACACAACCTCCTCGAAAAAATTGAAACAAAGGAAGATTTATTGCCTGCTGTAAATATTTTAATTAGCGAGGGCTCAATTTCGAAGGAGAATATGAATTTCTATATAGAAAAAGTAAGTAGGCTTTTGGAAGATAAAGTCGTAGGCGATTGGTTTTCAGAAAAGTGGCTTGTAAAAAGAGAAAGTCCAATTTTGCTAAAAAATGGAAAAACGAAAATTCCTGACCGTGTTTTGGTAGATGAAAATAAAGTAATTGTAATCGACTATAAATTTGGAGATAAGGAAAGTCAGTCGCATAAAACACAAATAAAAGAATATGTCGCTTGTCTCCAACAAATGGATTATTCAAATATTGAAGCTTATATTTGGTATGTTTCTATTGAGAAAATTGTGATGGTAGGGTAGATTTATTATAGACATATTTTCCGATACATTGTTTAAGTATTTCTGAAAATGGCTAAAATATGGGGCTAATTATAATCCTTAACTACTTTCATGCTCGCTTGATCTACATCTTTAGTAATCAATTTATACCATGGATCAATAACTACTTTCGAAGGTTTACGGCCTAACTTTATTCTAAGCTTGTTCTCATCTGAATTCAACTTTACCTTTTCAAGGTAAATCTCCTTTTCTTTGCTATTGTACACGCCTATTTCAACATAATCGTTCATTTCTGCTTGCGTAGCTTTACCCAGACCATCTGAGTATGTCTTGTTGGCTTCAAGAGTCAGGTTCATAAAGTATTCCAGCTTTTCATTTCTTTCGTATGTAGCTTCTTTTACTTCAAAATCATAGAAAGTGATTTTTTCCATCCAGTCTGTTACAATATATTGTAATGAGTCAGGAGTTACTTTTCTGATTTCATCAATGTATTCTGCTGTTGTCGCATAAGGAGCTCCCTTGAACTTATACTTATTGATAAAATCACTGGTTACTTTAACAAGTTTATCATCTCCTAAATAATCATTCAAAGCATTCAATACAATTATCCCTTTTTGATAATATATTGCCGACTGATGTCCCCAGACTGTTGCAAGTGGCTGTTCTTCGAAATTCTCATTCTGACGTGACATAGCATATCGGTTCATCTCCTGACGAAGGAATTTCTTCAATTTTTCCTTTCCGAATGAATCTTCAATAACTTTAAGAGAACTGAACTGTGTTACTGATTCCATCAACATTTGTGCTCCTTCTGTTTCTGCAGCAATTATATGATGAGCCAACCACTGATGAGCCATTTCATGGGCTGTTACCCAAAATGGATAATCTATCTTAAGATCTGCAAAATCTATATCCTCATCCTCCTTTTCCCTAAGATCTGCAATAAAACCAAGACCTTCTGAAAATGGGATCATGGCCGGAAATGATTGAGCAAAAGATCCATAACGAGGAAACTCAATGATCTTAAGCTCCGGATGAGGATATTCGCAGTAATTCTTCGAATAATATGACAGTGAAGCTTTCACTCCATCAATAATATTTTGAATATTATACTCATGTCCCATATGATAATATACCTTTATAGCCACAGGATTTTGTGCACTGTCTTCTGGAGTCCATTTGTCTTCTACCAATTCATATTTTGCAGATAATACTGCAAAGAAATTTATCACCGGTACATCACTTGCATACTGGAAATAGTTTCTGCCATTTTCTGTCCATTGCTTTTTGCAATAACCGGGAGCAAGGGCTGTCTGATCTTCAGAAGTGCTAATTTGAACTGATAATCTGACGAAGTCGGCATCATCAGTAATGAAGTTATTCTTTACAGCTTCTACATCATCTCTGCGATTTTCGATTTCCTTTTTCGGTAGATCATGTTTCTTTCTAAGCTTTTTACTATTGAGCTCTGCACCTGAATTATATCCTAATGAAGGTAAGATTCCACTATTAAGGAAAGTCCCATTCTTATTGGTCATTACTCTTACACCATTATTTGTAAAGCCTTTTACTTTATAATCAAACTCAAAAGTCAGCACTGTAGAATCATCTGGCTGAAGCCTTTGGTTCAGCTTATACATATGGAATTTTTGCATATCATCTTCAATCAGAGTTGAGTACCCACCATCTACATTAACTGACTTTACAGTCTCTCTATCCATTGATAGTATCAATGTGTCAAGAGGAGTGTTTGAGGTGTTCTTCAGAATATATTGACCATCTATATGTGCATCACCGCCTTCAGGATATAAGTCAAATTTTGTATCGACTGCAGTTATTCTTGGCTGAGTAATATTTTCATATTTCTTATATTTTCTTTCATACTCCACCATCCTTTTCTCAAATTCATAAGAACGGTTGAAATCATTTAAAATATTAGTGTTGTAAAAAATGAATCCACTTGTTGTAAGAAAAACTATTAATGATATAGGAATAGCGATACGTATTTTTGACCAGCTTGTTTTAAAGTTCTTCCATCTCTTAATAAAACCTTCTTCTGTTCCTCTTACAAGAAATCGGTTAGCAAGGATTGATAGCAAGACTGCAAAGGCAAACCAATAAAAACGATATATTAAAACTACCCACATACC
Above is a genomic segment from Bacteroidota bacterium containing:
- a CDS encoding UvrD-helicase domain-containing protein; the protein is MSKLQIYKASAGSGKTFKLTEEYLLNVLSNENLYKNILSVTFTNKATEEMKSRILSELNNLCKSEKSNYRELISKQLNLENNEIDKRAKIVLSNILHNYSYFSVSTIDTFFQSVIQSFVKEIGLQIGFSLELDTQKILNSAIDRLFQAINKSDTLKKWLLKFIELNIEDGKSWNIKNELLKFSNEILKESYKTFDLAAIVKMSDKHFLDSYMSQLQIIIRDFQQKMVDIGNGAIELANSYSLDTNDFSYGKNGVFGHFINLSTKKKFSYGTRVQEAIDDVSKWYKKSSKRISDIESAFQNGLNQLLISAKETYDKQFYIANSARVILDRIYILGILTDISKNVKEVCEDENLFMINDSAHLLQSVINQNDSPFIFEKTGNRFKHFMIDEFQDTSAMQWNNFKPLILNSLAENRQCMIVGDVKQAIYRWRNGDWKILSQQIEKDVFPFESDVRILNHNWRSRKNVIDFNNSIFSASVRIMQDLFNSKVQESNVEHSFFEKLESQIHKSYSDVFQRIPDNNINDGGYIRCQFIEKDENSKDWKETALINLVSEIENLQNKNFRLRDIAILVRTKAQAEQIADFILTYKNSDEASDRYKYDVISDEALKIDSSEVVQILVLVLRYLNSNKDSLSKITFVYKYLRYHNSTESFNRDLYSVFIYHLQNEENCLFDDFLPKEFSENLLFMSRLPLLELAEYIIGVLNLNKKPEDFHFVHAFLNLIHEFTENDAADINSFIAWWDEEGNTKAISTSEDQDAIKILTIHKSKGLEFKFVFVPFCDWKIDKTGLNSDIIWCKTKIEPFNKLENIPLNYSSKLEETIFSNEYFEEKLKTYIDNLNLLYVAFTRAKEGLITFSPYEQKDKIDNIGNLIQNTISQNSENENSRELIQLDKFWDTDTKCLTLGKIKSQNQTAELKRSDYKILEYPINLSDNRLKLRLKHSEIKELSDESRVNKIQEGIVLHNLLEKIETKEDLLPAVNILISEGSISKENMNFYIEKVSRLLEDKVVGDWFSEKWLVKRESPILLKNGKTKIPDRVLVDENKVIVIDYKFGDKESQSHKTQIKEYVACLQQMDYSNIEAYIWYVSIEKIVMVG